Proteins from one Prinia subflava isolate CZ2003 ecotype Zambia chromosome 4, Cam_Psub_1.2, whole genome shotgun sequence genomic window:
- the RASSF8 gene encoding ras association domain-containing protein 8 has product MELKVWVDGVQRIVCGVTEVTTCQEVVIALAQAIGRTGRYTLIEKWRDTERHLAPHENPIVSLNKWGQYASDVQLILRRTGPSLSERPTSDGVARIPERTLYRQSLPPLAKLRPPGDKAMKRREPKRKSLTFTGGAKGLMDIFGKSKESEFKQKVLNNCKTTADELKKLIHLQTEKLQCIEKQLESNEAEIRYWEQKYNASLEEEILKLEQKIKRNEVEIEEEEFWENELQIEQENEKQLTEQLQEMRQRILECESKLKDYVSQIHNMESGLEAEKLQREVQESQVNEEEVKEKIEKVKGEIDIQGQQSLRLENGIKAVERSLGQATKRLQDREQELEQLTKELRQVNLQQFIQQTGTKVTVLPADPMEVEAPHVELEREPTFQSGSLKRPGSSRQLPSNLRILQNPLSSGFNPEGIYV; this is encoded by the exons ATGGAGCTCAAAGTATGGGTGGATGGAGTGCAGAGAATCGTGTGTGGGGTCACCGAGGTCACAACATGCCAGGAAGTTGTAATAGCCCTTGCCCAGGCTATTG GGCGCACCGGGCGCTACACGCTGATCGAGAAGTGGCGGGACACGGAGCGGCACCTGGCGCCGCACGAGAACCCCATCGTGTCCCTCAACAAGTGGGGACAGTACGCCAGCGACGTGCAGCTGATCCTGCGGCGCACCGGGCCCTCCCTGAGCGAGCGGCCCACGTCGGACGGCGTGGCGCGCATCCCCGAGAGGACTCTGTACCGGCAGAGCTTGCCGCCCCTGGCCAAGCTGCGGCCGCCCGGGGACAAGGCCATGAAGAGGAGGGAGCCGAAAAGGAAATCCCTCACCTTCACCGGCGGTGCCAAGGGGCTAATGGACATCTTTGGGAAGAGCAAGGAATCCGAGTTCAAGCAAAAGGTGCTCAACAACTGTAAAACAACAGCGGATGAGTTGAAGAAACTGATCCACCTCCAGACGGAGAAGCTTCAGTGCATCGAGAAGCAGCTGGAGTCCAACGAAGCCGAGATCCGCTACTGGGAGCAAAAGTACAACGCCAGCCTGGAAGAAGAAATCCTCAAACTGGAGCAGAAGATCAAACGGAACGAAGTGGAGATTGAAGAGGAAGAGTTCTGGGAAAACGAGCTGCAGATCGAACAGGAGAACGAAAAGCAGctgacagagcagctgcaggagatgagGCAGAGGATCCTGGAGTGCGAGAGCAAGCTCAAGGACTACGTGTCTCAGATCCACAACATGGAGAGTGGCCTTGAGGCTGAGAAGCTGCAGCGAGAAGTTCAAGAATCCCAGGTGAATGAAGAAGAGGTCAAGGAAAAGATCGAGAAGGTGAAGGGAGAAATCGATATTCAGGGCCAGCAGAGTCTGAGATTGGAAAACGGCATTAAAGCGGTAGAAAGGTCTTTGGGCCAAGCTACCAAGCGGTTACAG GACAGGGAACAAGAACTGGAGCAACTGACCAAGGAGCTGCGCCAGGTGAACCTGCAGCAGTTCATCCAGCAAACAGGAACCAAGGTGACGGTGCTGCCGGCAGACCCCATGGAGGTGGAGGCCCCACACGTGGAGCTGGAGAGAG AGCCAACCTTTCAGTCTGGGTCACTGAAGCGCCCTGGCTCATCGAGGCAACTCCCCAGTAACCTTCGGATCCTCCAGAACCCCCTGTCATCTGGTTTTAACCCGGAGGGCATCTATGTATGA